The Reichenbachiella carrageenanivorans region GAAGTAAAGCCAGGAGAAGTACATGCCATCATGGGGCCTAATGGCTCTGGTAAAAGTACTTTGGCATCTGTGCTTGCCGGTAGAGAAGAATACGAAGTCACAGGAGGAGAAGTGGAATACCTAGAGCAGGATCTTCTGGATTTAGCTGCAGAAGAAAGAGCAAGAGAAGGGATATTTTTGGCTTTCCAGTATCCTGTAGAAATCCCTGGGGTGACAACCACCAATTTTATGAAAACGGCTTTGAACCAAATCCGTGAGCATAAAGGACTAGAGCCTTTAGATGCAGTAGCATTCTTGAAGCGTATGAAAGAGAAAATGGCCTTGGTCGAAATTGATCAATCATTGTTGAGTCGTTCGCTCAACGAAGGCTTCTCTGGTGGAGAAAAGAAAAGGAATGAAATTTTTCAGATGGCCATGTTGGAACCAAAACTTGCCATCTTGGATGAAACTGATTCTGGCTTGGATATCGATGCCTTGAGAATCGTGGCCAACGGCGTGAATGCCCTCAAGTCTGCGGACAATGCGACCATAGTGGTTACACATTACCAAAGGCTATTGGACTATATCGTGCCTGATTTTGTACATGTTTTGTACAAAGGTAGAATCGTAAAATCGGGTACCAAAGACTTGGCACTAGAACTAGAAGAAAGAGGGTACGACTGGATCATCAAAGAATTAGAAGAAGCTTAAGAATGAGCGATTTGGATAAAAAAATATTTGGTCAGGAACTAGTGGATCAGGCAGCACAATTCGTTGCCAACATGAACGGTAGCGCCATTCCTCAATTGGGTGAAAACCGTAAAAAGGCGCTCAACTTCTTGAAGGATAATGGTTTTCCTGGGCCTAGAGCTGAAGAGTACAAATTCACAAAACTGACAAAAGCCATCAGTAGTAAATTCGACTTGTCGAAATATGCTGATATTGATCAAGT contains the following coding sequences:
- the sufC gene encoding Fe-S cluster assembly ATPase SufC — translated: MLKIKNLQARVEEKEILKGINLEVKPGEVHAIMGPNGSGKSTLASVLAGREEYEVTGGEVEYLEQDLLDLAAEERAREGIFLAFQYPVEIPGVTTTNFMKTALNQIREHKGLEPLDAVAFLKRMKEKMALVEIDQSLLSRSLNEGFSGGEKKRNEIFQMAMLEPKLAILDETDSGLDIDALRIVANGVNALKSADNATIVVTHYQRLLDYIVPDFVHVLYKGRIVKSGTKDLALELEERGYDWIIKELEEA